In a genomic window of uncultured Sphaerochaeta sp.:
- a CDS encoding phosphatidylserine decarboxylase, which yields MRRKVLLAVIVVFQVIVVMLCSCKTLSVNQEIENRYHEPTTESLIEMVEADQDLKDMLEESIRLAWIHNPDPEYSPVKTLEDYYAFLDWSSKCMPWNILSTKEFPSLYTSIDQSLNYFYYILDQPLPQLAGRGYYYPCLEYHEPVATWVKEYCKTWGNYLSTEDSWNEDYYIKTCNDPSFGMDNGWYAEENIWKSFNDYFSRKLITPSVRPIAKTDIVSPADSACQGQWSVDENSQIDMGAQLKSVRFYSVEQLIGEDSTYKKQFAGGTLTHTFLDVNDYHRYHFPVGGTILEVRKIDGIDAVGGIIAWDAIENRYALYDNNPGWQSIETRDCLIMDTEFGLVAILPIGMSQVSSCNWEESVVPGATVEKGDPMGYFLFGGSDIVMVFQKGVELSLCSPNEHVYMGQPYASISK from the coding sequence ATGAGAAGAAAAGTCTTATTAGCAGTAATTGTCGTTTTTCAAGTTATAGTAGTCATGCTTTGTAGCTGTAAAACTCTGTCTGTCAACCAAGAAATCGAAAACAGATATCATGAACCAACAACAGAAAGCCTTATTGAAATGGTTGAAGCAGACCAAGATCTAAAGGACATGTTGGAAGAGTCAATTAGACTAGCATGGATACATAATCCCGACCCAGAGTATAGCCCTGTCAAAACACTTGAAGATTACTATGCTTTTCTTGATTGGTCTTCAAAATGTATGCCATGGAATATTCTTTCTACAAAAGAATTTCCTTCTTTATACACAAGCATAGACCAGAGTTTAAATTACTTTTATTACATTCTGGATCAGCCATTACCACAGCTGGCAGGTAGAGGGTATTACTACCCATGTCTTGAATACCATGAACCAGTTGCAACATGGGTAAAGGAATATTGCAAAACCTGGGGAAATTATCTAAGCACAGAGGATTCCTGGAACGAAGACTATTACATAAAAACTTGCAATGACCCTTCATTTGGGATGGATAATGGTTGGTATGCAGAGGAAAACATCTGGAAATCCTTTAATGACTACTTCTCAAGAAAACTAATCACTCCTTCAGTCAGGCCAATAGCTAAGACTGATATTGTCTCACCCGCAGATTCTGCCTGTCAGGGACAATGGAGTGTTGATGAAAACTCACAGATTGACATGGGAGCACAGCTAAAATCTGTTCGTTTTTATAGTGTTGAACAGCTAATTGGAGAAGATTCTACATACAAGAAACAATTTGCAGGCGGAACGCTTACACATACTTTCTTGGATGTTAATGATTATCATCGTTATCACTTTCCAGTTGGAGGAACAATCCTTGAAGTAAGAAAGATTGATGGTATAGATGCTGTAGGTGGAATTATTGCTTGGGATGCAATAGAGAACCGTTATGCGCTTTATGATAATAACCCCGGATGGCAATCAATTGAAACAAGGGACTGTCTGATTATGGACACAGAATTCGGACTTGTTGCAATTCTGCCAATTGGAATGTCACAGGTATCATCCTGCAACTGGGAAGAAAGTGTTGTTCCGGGTGCTACCGTGGAAAAAGGAGACCCTATGGGGTATTTCCTTTTTGGAGGAAGTGACATTGTGATGGTCTTCCAGAAGGGCGTAGAACTTTCTCTTTGTAGTCCAAATGAACATGTCTATATGGGCCAGCCTTACGCATCAATTAGTAAATAA
- a CDS encoding LytTR family DNA-binding domain-containing protein gives MLDFALCDDDPGQLALIADYTKQCCQSNQIEATLHLFNHPDALLTSCETHHYHLYILDIVMPMINGVEVGKAIRKRDEEAIIIFATHEPGFALQSFAANPINYLLKPIDKDQLCKTMLQALARLDTRTEKTCIIKTREGIRVLRFSEILYCECNNHNAVYTLTGKRNVTSTIIKGTFSNHIESLLKDTRFLRPHISYLVNMDYIEGFTQTRFTLRSGESVPIVARNYRKVRDTYLDYLASKENEQCRI, from the coding sequence ATGCTCGATTTTGCCTTATGCGATGATGATCCCGGCCAATTGGCCCTTATTGCTGACTATACGAAGCAATGCTGTCAAAGCAACCAAATCGAAGCAACGTTGCATCTGTTCAATCATCCGGATGCACTTTTGACTTCCTGCGAAACCCATCACTATCATCTCTATATCCTGGATATCGTCATGCCCATGATCAATGGGGTGGAAGTGGGAAAAGCCATCAGAAAACGGGATGAGGAGGCAATCATCATCTTTGCCACCCATGAACCCGGTTTTGCACTGCAATCCTTTGCCGCAAACCCCATCAACTACCTGCTCAAGCCCATTGACAAGGATCAGTTGTGCAAGACAATGCTCCAAGCCTTGGCAAGGTTGGACACCCGAACGGAAAAAACCTGCATCATCAAGACCAGGGAAGGAATCAGGGTCCTCAGATTCTCGGAAATCCTCTATTGTGAATGCAACAACCATAATGCGGTCTATACGTTGACAGGCAAGCGAAACGTCACCTCAACAATCATAAAAGGCACCTTTTCCAATCATATCGAGTCGCTGCTGAAAGATACGCGATTCCTCCGGCCCCATATCTCGTATCTGGTGAATATGGATTACATCGAGGGGTTCACACAAACCCGTTTCACCCTTCGTTCAGGAGAGAGTGTTCCCATAGTCGCCAGGAACTATCGCAAGGTCAGGGATACCTATCTCGACTATTTGGCATCCAAAGAGAACGAGCAATGCAGGATCTGA
- a CDS encoding GHKL domain-containing protein, whose protein sequence is MQDLISNVLRGSVTSLMNVLLLFTLTKSKGRGSTALAALIVFLTDFTTTFYLYLYSDLTTVSRANLIMFIVLGICLKPLSKENAMQWAFNYLTTLNIMMSIVILSFHLCGFFPHPSYANTAIRLVLYLLVILLFQHRLLPLYQSASMNWPIFSALIFCIFLILSYYFYATADIQQTLVSAREPLLLLVLLITAAYGTVFYSLKRFSAMHALETENLNMQHERGLLSQAATIMADRLEFMDKVAQQNSLATHDRRHFNSMLLNLLDQGELEEARTYLKQQLAHTIPQTRVYCQNKAVNAAIGYYIAKAEASGVPVETNLDIPTQLPFDSVELALVVSNLLENAIQAVSHLPQGHARFIHFTCRQKGRLLLEMNNPCPEHTILDNNGLPFSAQSGHGLGTRSVVAFANKYHAELLYSIRDNLFTVRLLINP, encoded by the coding sequence ATGCAGGATCTGATCAGCAATGTGCTCAGAGGCAGCGTTACCTCACTGATGAACGTGCTGCTCCTGTTCACCCTGACCAAATCGAAAGGACGGGGAAGCACTGCCCTGGCGGCCCTCATCGTCTTCCTTACCGACTTCACCACCACATTCTATCTGTATCTGTACAGTGACCTGACCACCGTCTCACGTGCAAACCTCATCATGTTCATCGTGTTGGGCATCTGCTTGAAACCATTGTCGAAAGAGAATGCCATGCAATGGGCCTTCAACTACCTGACCACACTCAATATCATGATGAGCATAGTCATTCTCAGCTTTCATCTCTGCGGTTTTTTCCCTCATCCGAGCTATGCCAATACCGCAATTCGTTTGGTGCTCTATCTTCTGGTCATCTTGCTGTTCCAGCATCGTCTGCTCCCCCTCTACCAATCAGCATCCATGAACTGGCCAATATTCTCTGCCCTTATCTTCTGCATTTTCCTGATCCTGTCATACTATTTCTATGCGACCGCTGACATCCAGCAAACCCTGGTATCGGCAAGAGAGCCACTGTTGCTTCTGGTGCTCCTCATCACGGCAGCCTATGGAACGGTCTTCTATTCATTGAAACGGTTCAGTGCCATGCATGCCCTGGAAACGGAGAACCTGAACATGCAACATGAAAGGGGCCTTCTCTCCCAAGCCGCCACCATCATGGCTGATAGACTGGAATTCATGGACAAAGTAGCCCAGCAGAACAGCCTTGCCACCCATGACCGCCGGCATTTCAACAGCATGCTCCTCAATCTTTTGGATCAGGGTGAACTGGAAGAAGCACGAACCTACCTCAAACAGCAACTAGCCCACACGATACCGCAAACACGAGTATACTGCCAGAACAAAGCGGTGAACGCGGCAATCGGCTATTACATCGCAAAAGCGGAGGCAAGTGGCGTGCCGGTTGAGACCAACCTCGATATCCCCACGCAGCTCCCGTTTGATTCAGTTGAACTCGCCTTGGTAGTATCAAACCTCCTGGAGAATGCCATTCAAGCCGTCTCCCATCTCCCCCAAGGACACGCAAGATTCATCCACTTTACCTGTCGTCAGAAGGGTCGGTTGTTGCTGGAAATGAACAACCCATGTCCTGAACACACAATCCTTGACAACAACGGACTCCCCTTCAGTGCACAAAGCGGCCATGGGCTCGGCACAAGAAGCGTTGTTGCCTTTGCCAACAAATACCATGCAGAGTTGCTGTACAGCATCAGGGATAATCTCTTCACGGTACGCCTGCTCATCAACCCGTAA
- a CDS encoding DUF4256 domain-containing protein — MQQANTTLSSNQAMEILSILKDRFLKNKAHHEGLSWESVEARLEKQPKSLHSLFLMERTGGEPDVIGYDAASDSYLFVDCSAESPAGRRSLCYDEDALAKRKKNPPQGSAEGLAAEMGMELLDEQQYTRLQSVGVFDTKSSSWIRTPQTMRKLGGALFGDSRYGRVFFYHNGADSYYASRGFRGLVRV; from the coding sequence ATGCAACAGGCAAACACAACGTTGTCGTCAAACCAAGCAATGGAGATCCTGTCAATTCTCAAAGATAGGTTTCTGAAGAACAAGGCTCATCATGAGGGCTTGTCTTGGGAGTCCGTGGAAGCGAGGCTGGAAAAACAACCCAAGAGCCTGCACTCTCTTTTCCTGATGGAGCGTACCGGAGGTGAGCCTGATGTGATCGGGTATGATGCCGCATCTGATTCCTATCTCTTTGTCGACTGTAGTGCCGAGAGCCCTGCTGGGCGCAGGAGCCTCTGTTATGACGAGGATGCACTGGCAAAGAGGAAGAAGAATCCTCCCCAAGGCAGTGCCGAGGGTCTGGCTGCAGAAATGGGTATGGAACTGTTGGATGAGCAGCAGTATACCCGACTTCAGAGTGTCGGGGTGTTTGACACGAAATCCTCCAGTTGGATCCGTACCCCGCAAACCATGCGAAAGCTTGGCGGTGCCTTGTTCGGCGACAGCCGCTATGGCAGGGTATTCTTCTACCATAACGGTGCGGATTCCTACTATGCCTCCCGAGGGTTCCGAGGACTGGTGAGAGTGTAG
- a CDS encoding LysE/ArgO family amino acid transporter: MEIPYLTGMATGASLIIAIGAQNAFVLTQGIRKQHRFVVALICSFCDALLISAGVAGMGSLIEQSPVLLNIASVAGALFLFVYGLKSLLSAFHADRGMEESDERPVSRKQVVFTTLAITLLNPHVYLDTVVLLGSISATFSGSGRYLFGGGAVTMSFLWFFILSYGSGFLAPLFRKSITWRILDTTICLVMWSIACKLLAYSAITDTILRFFQR; the protein is encoded by the coding sequence ATGGAAATTCCCTACCTTACCGGCATGGCGACCGGAGCCAGCCTGATCATTGCAATCGGAGCGCAGAATGCCTTTGTCCTTACCCAAGGCATCCGTAAGCAACACCGATTTGTGGTTGCCCTCATCTGTTCTTTCTGCGATGCCTTGCTCATCTCTGCAGGAGTGGCAGGTATGGGGAGCCTCATAGAACAGTCTCCTGTGTTGCTGAACATCGCATCAGTTGCCGGCGCTCTGTTCCTGTTCGTGTATGGATTGAAGAGTCTGCTCTCCGCTTTTCATGCCGACCGTGGGATGGAGGAATCGGATGAGCGACCGGTGAGCCGCAAGCAGGTCGTATTCACCACCTTGGCGATAACATTGCTGAACCCCCATGTCTATCTCGATACCGTGGTGCTTCTGGGGAGTATCAGCGCAACCTTTTCAGGCTCTGGCCGGTATCTGTTTGGTGGGGGAGCTGTCACCATGTCCTTCCTCTGGTTCTTCATCCTGTCCTATGGGTCAGGCTTTCTTGCCCCGCTTTTCAGGAAATCCATAACCTGGCGTATCCTGGACACCACAATCTGTTTGGTCATGTGGAGCATTGCCTGCAAGCTGTTGGCCTATTCAGCAATAACAGACACCATCCTACGTTTTTTTCAACGGTAG